One Comamonas sp. 26 genomic region harbors:
- the recO gene encoding DNA repair protein RecO — translation MAAKRVSDEPAYILHQYDWSESSLILEVFTRHRGRVALAAKGVKRHTSNFRPVLLPLQPLKLNYTLGAEGNAEIHSLKGAEWVGGHVMPQGDALWSGMYLNELLLRLLARDDPYAALFDIYAGVVRVLAGQHGGTTDAIEPVLRAFELVLLRELGHLPDLTQESATLSQVKTALRYTLVADGGLRQASEFERAALTGIQWQSIELALQTDQPFPSTLKALAEPEVAQALKPQLRNLLQYHCGSTMLRTRQLMMDLQSL, via the coding sequence GTGGCAGCCAAACGCGTCAGCGACGAACCCGCATACATACTGCACCAGTACGACTGGAGCGAATCCAGCCTGATTCTGGAGGTGTTCACGCGCCATCGCGGGCGCGTGGCGCTGGCGGCCAAGGGCGTCAAGCGCCACACCTCCAACTTTCGCCCCGTGCTGCTGCCGCTGCAGCCGCTGAAGCTGAACTACACGCTGGGTGCGGAGGGCAATGCCGAAATTCACTCGCTCAAAGGCGCGGAATGGGTGGGCGGTCATGTCATGCCGCAAGGCGATGCGCTGTGGTCTGGCATGTATCTCAACGAGCTGCTGCTGCGCCTGCTGGCGCGCGACGACCCATATGCGGCGCTGTTTGATATTTACGCTGGCGTGGTGCGCGTGCTGGCCGGTCAGCATGGCGGCACCACCGATGCCATAGAGCCGGTGCTGCGTGCCTTTGAATTGGTGCTGCTGCGCGAGCTGGGCCATCTGCCTGATCTGACGCAGGAAAGCGCCACGCTCAGCCAAGTCAAGACTGCTTTGCGCTACACGCTGGTGGCTGATGGCGGGCTGCGCCAGGCCTCTGAATTCGAGCGCGCGGCGCTTACCGGCATACAGTGGCAGAGCATAGAGCTGGCGCTGCAGACCGATCAGCCCTTTCCCAGCACCCTCAAGGCGCTGGCTGAGCCCGAAGTGGCTCAGGCCCTGAAACCGCAATTGCGCAATCTTCTGCAATACCATTGCGGCTCGACAATGCTGCGCACCCGCCAGCTGATGATGGATTTGCAATCGCTATGA